A genomic segment from Streptomyces sp. NBC_00459 encodes:
- a CDS encoding ATP-binding protein, translating into MRSRWCSSWRWCAASILTDWGHPELAPDTALLVSELGGNAVLHGCLRDRFFRVELALTKRAVRVSVSDPRGELLPRTREAAPDEMFGRGLLIVGAVADRWGVTELTVGKLVWCELDVVRGVHGVRQTANEQEPHPAPAPVAAPAHAPTRNRQRHPAARWAS; encoded by the coding sequence GTGCGGTCACGGTGGTGTTCCTCCTGGCGTTGGTGCGCGGCCAGTATCCTCACCGACTGGGGCCACCCCGAACTCGCTCCCGACACCGCCCTGTTGGTCTCCGAGCTCGGCGGCAACGCCGTACTGCACGGGTGTCTCCGGGACCGTTTCTTCCGAGTGGAACTCGCCCTCACCAAGCGCGCCGTACGCGTCAGCGTCTCCGACCCCCGGGGCGAATTACTGCCGCGCACACGCGAAGCCGCCCCCGATGAGATGTTCGGGCGGGGACTCCTCATCGTCGGTGCCGTCGCCGACCGCTGGGGCGTGACCGAACTGACCGTCGGCAAGCTCGTCTGGTGCGAGCTGGACGTCGTACGCGGCGTGCACGGCGTACGACAGACGGCGAACGAGCAGGAGCCGCACCCCGCGCCCGCCCCCGTAGCTGCCCCCGCCCACGCCCCCACACGAAACCGTCAGCGACACCCTGCGGCAAGATGGGCCTCATGA
- a CDS encoding DUF397 domain-containing protein, with protein sequence MPEFDYRKSSYSNEAAECVEVATNIPTTIAIRDSKTPTSPALRLRPSAWKTFRTAVTDDRMR encoded by the coding sequence GTGCCTGAATTTGACTACCGCAAGTCCAGCTACAGCAACGAAGCGGCCGAGTGCGTCGAGGTAGCCACCAACATCCCCACTACCATCGCGATACGCGACTCCAAGACCCCGACGAGCCCGGCCCTCCGTCTCCGCCCCAGCGCCTGGAAAACGTTCCGAACCGCCGTCACCGACGACCGCATGCGCTAA
- a CDS encoding antibiotic biosynthesis monooxygenase family protein, translating to MSIVKINVLTVAEEQREVLEKRFASRAGAVEGSDGFEWFELLRPVEGTDSYLVYTRWRSEEDFQAWMAGPMQSAHRPASPGGEQPKPAASGSTLWSFEVVQQAAPKQS from the coding sequence ATGAGCATCGTAAAGATCAACGTACTCACCGTTGCCGAAGAGCAGCGCGAGGTGCTGGAGAAGCGGTTCGCGTCGCGGGCCGGTGCCGTCGAGGGGTCGGACGGGTTCGAGTGGTTCGAGCTGCTTCGGCCGGTCGAGGGCACCGACAGCTACCTGGTGTACACGCGGTGGCGCAGCGAGGAGGACTTCCAGGCCTGGATGGCGGGCCCGATGCAGTCCGCGCACCGCCCCGCGTCCCCAGGCGGGGAGCAGCCCAAGCCCGCCGCCTCCGGATCGACGCTCTGGTCCTTCGAGGTGGTCCAGCAGGCAGCCCCCAAGCAGAGCTGA
- a CDS encoding class F sortase has protein sequence MRPEALVRRFTNLAIAVVTVAALCSGAWLVRSGGETHAPPQPSAAQARTQPTHPESVRPESASPALPPSQPLRIRIPAIGVNAPLTGLGLTPTGSLDVPPAEREDLAGWYEAGTTPGESGTAIVAGHVDNADGPSVFYRLGALEKGVAIEVERLDGSTARFTVDAVEVYDTKDFPDEKVYGAAKRAELRVITCGGRYSRSTGYQGNVVVFAHLTGSRIG, from the coding sequence ATGAGGCCGGAGGCCCTCGTGCGCAGATTCACCAACCTCGCCATAGCCGTCGTCACCGTCGCCGCCCTCTGCTCCGGCGCCTGGCTGGTGCGCAGCGGCGGCGAGACCCATGCCCCGCCGCAGCCGTCCGCCGCCCAGGCCCGTACGCAGCCCACCCACCCGGAGTCCGTCCGTCCGGAGTCCGCCTCCCCCGCGCTTCCGCCCTCCCAGCCCCTCCGTATCCGCATCCCCGCCATCGGCGTGAACGCCCCGCTGACGGGCCTCGGCCTCACCCCCACCGGCAGCCTGGACGTGCCGCCCGCCGAGCGCGAGGACCTCGCGGGCTGGTACGAGGCCGGTACGACGCCCGGCGAGTCGGGCACCGCGATTGTGGCCGGGCATGTCGACAACGCCGACGGGCCCTCCGTCTTCTACCGTCTCGGCGCCCTGGAGAAGGGCGTCGCGATCGAGGTCGAGCGGCTCGACGGGAGCACCGCGCGCTTCACCGTCGACGCCGTCGAGGTGTACGACACGAAGGACTTCCCCGACGAGAAGGTGTACGGGGCCGCGAAACGGGCCGAGTTGCGGGTCATCACCTGCGGGGGGAGATATTCGCGGTCGACCGGCTATCAGGGGAATGTGGTCGTGTTCGCACATCTGACGGGGAGTCGGATCGGATGA
- a CDS encoding M4 family metallopeptidase, whose amino-acid sequence MTSRLAAAGTAATAAALLAATLSPAADAADRPTRDTAIRNAVTALVDQAAHLGLTSVQGTKVRDVVIDKDGSQHVRYDRTYRQLPVLGGDFVVHLTPSGTYRSASRATTRPISLTTISPAVSAPKAADLAASALRAANRGEALKKTTAKPQLVVDALHGAPRLAWQTNAVALDSAGNPVARTVVTDARTGAQIDAWDSIETATGDGKSLYGGTVPLETTVSGSTYQLKDPTRGNTYTGDAENGTDLCIFGICIVRAPATLFTDADNHWGTGATADRASAAVDAQYGTDETWDYYKDTFGRSGIKGNGVGSYNRVHYGNNYNNAFWDNSCFCMTYGDGDGTTFGPLVSLDVAGHEMTHGVTSSTANLTYSGESGGLNEATSDIFGTLVEFNANNSTDLGDYLIGEKIVKSGFGRSALRYMDQPSKDNNSANCWSSAVGNLDVHYSSGVANHFAYLLAEGSGAKTLNGVSYNSPTCNNSTVAGIGRAKLGAIWYKALTTYMTSSTNYAGARTATLNAARDLYGTSSVEYAAVGAAWSAVSVG is encoded by the coding sequence ATGACTTCCCGTCTTGCCGCGGCCGGTACAGCCGCCACCGCCGCCGCCCTGTTGGCCGCCACACTCTCCCCCGCCGCCGACGCGGCCGACAGACCGACCAGGGACACCGCGATCAGGAACGCGGTCACGGCACTCGTGGACCAGGCCGCTCACCTGGGCCTGACCTCCGTACAGGGCACCAAAGTTCGGGACGTCGTCATCGACAAGGACGGCAGCCAGCACGTCCGATACGACCGGACGTACCGTCAACTTCCGGTTCTGGGCGGCGACTTCGTCGTCCATCTGACGCCGAGCGGCACCTACCGGAGCGCGAGCCGCGCCACGACCCGTCCGATATCCCTGACCACGATCAGCCCGGCGGTATCGGCCCCGAAGGCGGCCGACCTGGCGGCCTCGGCCCTGCGCGCGGCGAACCGGGGCGAGGCGCTGAAGAAGACAACAGCCAAGCCCCAGCTGGTGGTTGACGCCCTGCACGGCGCCCCCAGGCTCGCCTGGCAGACGAACGCGGTGGCGCTGGACTCGGCAGGCAACCCGGTCGCCCGGACCGTGGTGACCGACGCGCGCACGGGCGCCCAGATCGACGCCTGGGACAGCATCGAGACGGCGACGGGCGACGGCAAGTCCCTGTACGGCGGCACGGTTCCGCTGGAGACGACGGTCTCCGGATCGACGTACCAGCTGAAGGACCCGACACGCGGCAACACGTACACGGGCGACGCCGAGAACGGCACCGACCTGTGCATCTTCGGCATCTGCATCGTCCGCGCCCCCGCGACCCTCTTCACCGACGCGGACAACCACTGGGGAACGGGGGCCACGGCGGACCGGGCCTCGGCGGCGGTGGACGCGCAGTACGGCACCGACGAGACCTGGGACTACTACAAGGACACGTTCGGGCGCAGCGGCATCAAGGGGAACGGGGTCGGCTCGTACAACCGCGTGCACTACGGCAACAACTACAACAACGCTTTCTGGGACAACAGTTGCTTCTGCATGACGTACGGCGACGGTGACGGTACGACGTTCGGTCCGCTGGTCTCGCTGGACGTGGCCGGCCACGAGATGACGCACGGCGTGACGTCGTCGACGGCCAACCTGACGTACTCGGGCGAGTCGGGCGGCCTCAACGAGGCGACGTCGGACATCTTCGGCACGTTGGTGGAGTTCAACGCGAACAACTCCACTGATCTCGGGGACTACTTGATCGGCGAGAAGATCGTCAAGTCGGGCTTCGGCCGCTCGGCGCTTCGCTACATGGACCAGCCGTCGAAGGACAACAACTCGGCCAACTGCTGGAGTTCGGCCGTCGGAAACCTGGACGTCCACTACTCCTCGGGCGTGGCGAACCACTTCGCGTACCTCCTCGCGGAGGGCAGCGGCGCCAAGACACTGAACGGCGTCAGCTACAACTCCCCGACGTGCAACAACTCGACGGTCGCGGGGATCGGCCGGGCCAAGCTGGGCGCGATCTGGTACAAGGCGCTGACCACGTACATGACGTCGTCGACGAACTACGCGGGCGCGCGCACCGCCACGCTCAACGCGGCGCGTGATCTGTACGGGACGAGCAGCGTGGAGTACGCGGCGGTGGGCGCCGCCTGGAGCGCGGTGTCGGTGGGCTGA
- a CDS encoding SAM-dependent methyltransferase yields MSEFEQRIDTSVPHSARIWNYWLGGKDNYPVDEAAGDAYTAVFPGIVTIARSSRAFLGRTIRHLAGEAGIRQFLDVGTGLPTVDNTHEVAQSVAPDARIVYVDHDPLVLTHARALLTSTPEGATDYVDAELYDTDRILEAAAKTLDLTRPTALILSGILGHVTDYEVARGIVRDLMAALPSGSYLSLNEGSRGTDPAYEAAQDAYNETGAVPYFLRPVEQIEGYFEGLELVEPGVVSVPLWRPEPSASGVTAPAIGQHGGLGRKP; encoded by the coding sequence ATGTCCGAATTCGAACAGAGAATCGACACCTCGGTACCGCACTCCGCCCGTATCTGGAACTACTGGCTGGGCGGCAAGGACAACTACCCCGTGGACGAGGCGGCGGGCGACGCGTACACCGCCGTCTTCCCCGGCATCGTCACGATCGCGCGCAGCAGCCGCGCGTTCCTGGGCCGTACGATCCGCCACCTGGCCGGGGAAGCGGGCATCCGCCAGTTCCTCGACGTCGGCACGGGCCTGCCGACGGTGGACAACACCCACGAGGTCGCCCAGTCGGTCGCTCCCGACGCGCGCATCGTGTACGTGGACCACGACCCGCTGGTCCTGACCCACGCCCGAGCGCTCCTGACGTCGACTCCCGAGGGCGCCACTGACTACGTGGACGCCGAGCTGTACGACACGGACCGCATCCTGGAGGCGGCGGCCAAGACGCTCGACCTCACCCGCCCGACCGCCCTGATCCTGAGCGGCATCCTGGGCCACGTGACGGACTACGAGGTGGCGCGCGGCATCGTCCGCGACCTGATGGCGGCCCTCCCGTCCGGCAGTTACCTGTCGTTGAACGAGGGTTCGCGGGGCACGGATCCGGCTTATGAAGCAGCACAGGACGCCTACAACGAGACGGGCGCGGTGCCGTATTTCCTGCGCCCGGTGGAGCAGATCGAGGGGTACTTCGAGGGGCTTGAGCTGGTGGAGCCGGGGGTGGTCTCGGTACCGCTGTGGCGGCCGGAGCCGAGCGCGTCCGGGGTGACGGCGCCGGCGATCGGGCAGCACGGGGGGCTGGGGCGGAAGCCCTGA
- a CDS encoding ArsR/SmtB family transcription factor produces the protein MWEVLLSMHLLQNQEGPLVFGRWRKQVAGRAGQVWGGVRLLAPPRGYSPDFLTPTLPEAGGELDDGIEALLSTPRRRLRADLTELAEDRRIPAWGQRLADGDIPSLRALADALRRHHRLAVAPFWSHIRARFDANRAAVGAAMLNQGLAGTLPLLHSSLRWESPILYVDGGHLGDDLHLRGRGLRLVPSFFCWPGPTLLKDPDLPPVLVYPVDHDPLWLAGAPAAPSAAPEIALGALLGKTRATVLRAAADSCTTTDLARRSGISPASASHHAGILREARLLNTRRVGGAVIHHITPLGAALLHGNG, from the coding sequence ATGTGGGAGGTGCTGCTCAGCATGCACCTGCTCCAGAACCAGGAGGGGCCGCTGGTGTTCGGCCGCTGGCGCAAGCAGGTGGCCGGGCGAGCGGGGCAGGTCTGGGGCGGCGTACGGCTGCTGGCCCCGCCACGGGGTTACTCTCCGGACTTCCTGACCCCCACCTTGCCCGAGGCCGGTGGGGAACTGGACGACGGCATCGAGGCACTGCTGTCCACCCCGCGCCGACGCCTGCGCGCGGATCTCACGGAACTCGCCGAGGACCGGCGGATACCGGCATGGGGGCAGCGGCTGGCCGACGGTGACATACCGTCGCTGCGCGCCCTGGCGGACGCGCTGCGACGACATCACCGACTGGCCGTCGCACCGTTCTGGTCCCACATCCGCGCCCGCTTCGACGCGAACCGGGCCGCCGTGGGAGCGGCGATGCTCAACCAGGGACTCGCGGGAACGCTGCCCCTCCTGCATTCCTCGCTGCGCTGGGAGTCGCCCATCCTGTACGTCGACGGAGGGCACCTGGGGGACGACCTTCATCTGCGAGGGCGCGGGCTGCGACTCGTCCCGTCGTTCTTCTGCTGGCCCGGCCCCACGCTCCTCAAGGACCCGGACCTGCCACCGGTGCTCGTCTACCCGGTCGACCACGATCCGCTCTGGCTCGCGGGAGCTCCCGCCGCCCCGTCGGCAGCCCCCGAGATCGCTCTCGGCGCGCTGCTGGGCAAGACACGGGCCACGGTCCTGCGGGCCGCCGCCGACAGTTGTACGACCACGGATCTGGCCCGGCGCTCCGGCATCTCCCCGGCCAGCGCGAGCCACCACGCCGGGATTCTCCGCGAGGCGCGGCTGCTCAACACCAGGCGGGTGGGCGGGGCGGTGATCCACCACATCACGCCGTTGGGTGCCGCGCTGTTGCACGGAAACGGCTGA
- a CDS encoding SH3 domain-containing protein, giving the protein MAMVTALLSPTTTAAAADTASPTPRAAATVTVPAGVTAGAAVFDRQTGTFTEQLNPAMQFRSASIVKLLIALDYLWNRDPAYEIPAADRAQFNAMLRSSDDDAASDFWVRDGRRAIVTRMSDELELTNTNPPPADQDGMWGYTTTTAADTVKIYRYLLDQAPAPVRELIMGQLRQSTRCSATDSFDQHFGIAGAFNQPWAVKQGWSGFGGVENGTCGSDASALGTAADPPLDVTRPALHTTGTVGAGDRSIVAVFTLHPVGATYGKAYTDLGRLTRSLTVPGGVRPTGTWFGTWSSDVNVRAGATTDSDVLTQLPAGVEVLVGCQKEGQTVSVPPYTNQWWAYLPQYGGYVTNIYISSPGNQLPNVPLCSSRQ; this is encoded by the coding sequence ATGGCGATGGTCACTGCCCTGCTGAGCCCGACGACGACAGCGGCTGCAGCGGACACGGCATCGCCCACGCCGCGCGCCGCGGCCACCGTCACCGTGCCGGCCGGGGTGACGGCGGGAGCCGCCGTCTTCGACCGGCAGACCGGCACTTTCACCGAGCAGTTGAACCCGGCCATGCAGTTCCGGTCGGCCTCCATCGTCAAACTCCTGATCGCGCTGGACTACCTGTGGAACCGCGACCCGGCCTACGAGATCCCCGCCGCCGACCGGGCCCAGTTCAACGCCATGCTCCGCAGCAGCGACGACGACGCGGCCAGTGACTTCTGGGTGCGTGACGGCCGGCGCGCGATCGTCACACGGATGTCCGACGAACTGGAACTCACCAACACGAACCCGCCGCCGGCCGACCAGGACGGTATGTGGGGCTACACGACCACAACGGCCGCGGACACCGTGAAGATCTACCGCTACCTGCTCGACCAGGCGCCCGCCCCCGTCCGCGAACTGATCATGGGTCAGCTGAGGCAGTCGACCCGCTGCTCCGCCACCGACTCCTTCGACCAGCACTTCGGTATCGCGGGCGCCTTCAACCAGCCCTGGGCCGTGAAGCAGGGCTGGTCGGGCTTCGGCGGTGTCGAGAACGGTACGTGCGGCTCCGATGCGTCGGCTCTCGGCACCGCGGCGGATCCGCCCCTCGATGTGACGCGCCCCGCGCTGCACACCACCGGGACGGTGGGCGCCGGTGACCGCTCCATCGTGGCCGTGTTCACCCTGCACCCCGTCGGCGCCACCTACGGCAAGGCCTACACCGACCTGGGCAGGCTGACCCGTTCACTTACCGTTCCCGGCGGCGTGCGCCCGACGGGTACCTGGTTCGGCACCTGGAGCTCCGACGTCAACGTCCGCGCCGGTGCCACGACCGACTCCGACGTGCTCACCCAACTCCCCGCAGGAGTCGAGGTGCTGGTCGGCTGCCAGAAGGAGGGCCAGACCGTCTCGGTCCCCCCGTACACCAATCAGTGGTGGGCCTACCTGCCCCAGTACGGCGGTTATGTCACCAACATCTACATCAGCAGTCCGGGCAATCAACTGCCCAACGTCCCGCTGTGTTCAAGCCGGCAGTAG
- a CDS encoding NADPH-dependent FMN reductase, with the protein MQTHTESSERSETVDPVRVTVVVGSNREGRFGPVVADWLLNRMEKRDDLVAEVVDVAATALPTTFATGADAKAQLATVTPKLASADAFIVLTPEYNHSYPAGLKNLIDWHYTEWQAKPVAFVSYGGVSGGLRAVEHLRQVFAELHATTVRDTVSFHNAGAAFDEEGQLRDPSGPDAAANVMLGQVAWWGRTLREGRAVRAYGG; encoded by the coding sequence ATGCAGACACACACTGAATCCAGTGAACGCAGCGAAACCGTCGATCCCGTACGTGTGACCGTGGTCGTCGGCAGCAACCGGGAAGGCCGTTTCGGCCCGGTGGTGGCCGACTGGCTGCTGAACCGGATGGAGAAGCGCGACGACCTCGTGGCGGAGGTCGTGGACGTCGCGGCCACCGCACTCCCGACGACGTTCGCGACCGGCGCGGACGCGAAGGCCCAGCTGGCGACGGTCACCCCGAAGCTGGCGTCGGCGGACGCGTTCATCGTCCTGACCCCCGAGTACAACCACTCCTACCCGGCCGGCCTCAAGAACCTCATCGACTGGCACTACACGGAGTGGCAGGCCAAGCCGGTCGCCTTCGTCTCGTACGGCGGCGTCTCCGGCGGCCTCCGCGCGGTCGAACACCTCCGCCAGGTCTTCGCGGAACTCCACGCGACGACGGTCCGCGACACGGTGTCCTTCCACAACGCGGGTGCGGCGTTCGACGAGGAGGGGCAACTGAGGGACCCGTCGGGCCCGGACGCGGCGGCGAACGTGATGCTGGGGCAAGTGGCCTGGTGGGGGCGGACGTTGAGGGAGGGGCGGGCGGTGCGGGCGTACGGGGGATAA